A single Thermoanaerobacterium sp. RBIITD DNA region contains:
- the nadB gene encoding L-aspartate oxidase, with the protein MSYSINFDSEKLEQKYSDFVIIGSGIAGLNAAYLAKSFGNVCLITKGRLEDSNSVLAQGGVACVVSDLDCFESHIKDTLYAGVGLCDEDAVEILVKEAPINLKRLIDLGVEFDKKNGTFELGKEGAHSHNRILHAGDYTGRMIIEGLLKAIEGIDVHENTLIHDILVSDNTVRGVLVKNEILDKLYIIWAKVVILATGGAGNLFLNTTNPTIATGDGLAIGARQGAVLKDMEFMQFHPTVLYDKAGERFLISEAVRGEGGILRNQKGERFMLKYHKLKELAPRDVVARAILNEIKNSDIPYVYLDVTSIGKDIFKERFPSIYNKCCKMGIDIGKDYIPVSPAAHYYMGGIMTDINGETSINRLYACGECACTGVQGANRLASNSLLEGLVFSTRAVYDAKKYLYEEIEPLHFYNDSKIDKQLDVESIKYELKCLMEQNAGIIRSDKSLRSMFHWFTLHRDILNINADNREKSELLNLYTVSKYMVMAAILRKESRGSHFRSDFPEKSDKYRKHILIKGDELYFDRQIDSTKINR; encoded by the coding sequence ATGAGTTATAGTATTAATTTTGATTCAGAAAAACTTGAACAGAAATACAGTGATTTTGTAATAATAGGTAGCGGTATTGCTGGGCTTAATGCCGCATATCTCGCAAAAAGTTTTGGTAATGTATGTCTTATAACAAAAGGTAGGTTAGAAGATTCGAATTCTGTCTTGGCACAAGGTGGGGTAGCCTGCGTTGTATCAGATTTAGATTGTTTTGAATCACATATAAAAGATACACTATATGCCGGTGTGGGCTTATGTGACGAAGATGCCGTTGAGATCTTAGTAAAAGAAGCACCAATTAATTTAAAAAGACTAATAGATTTGGGTGTCGAATTTGATAAAAAAAACGGCACATTTGAACTCGGAAAAGAAGGAGCACATTCCCATAATAGGATTTTACACGCAGGTGACTACACAGGTAGGATGATTATAGAAGGGTTATTAAAAGCTATAGAAGGCATTGATGTTCACGAAAATACATTGATACACGATATACTTGTTTCAGATAATACTGTAAGAGGCGTCTTGGTAAAGAACGAAATATTAGATAAATTATATATTATATGGGCAAAAGTAGTCATACTTGCAACAGGTGGTGCTGGCAATTTGTTTTTGAATACGACAAATCCGACGATAGCAACCGGTGATGGCTTAGCAATTGGAGCAAGGCAAGGGGCAGTATTGAAGGATATGGAATTTATGCAGTTTCACCCTACGGTATTATACGATAAAGCCGGTGAAAGGTTTTTAATATCAGAGGCTGTTAGAGGTGAAGGCGGTATCTTAAGAAATCAAAAAGGTGAGCGTTTTATGCTGAAGTACCATAAGCTAAAAGAGCTTGCGCCTAGGGATGTTGTAGCAAGAGCAATATTAAACGAGATCAAAAATAGCGATATACCGTATGTTTATCTTGATGTAACAAGTATTGGCAAAGATATATTTAAAGAACGTTTCCCGTCTATATATAATAAATGTTGTAAAATGGGAATAGATATTGGAAAGGACTATATACCGGTATCACCTGCTGCACATTATTATATGGGTGGCATAATGACAGATATAAATGGAGAGACATCTATAAATAGACTATATGCCTGCGGTGAATGTGCATGTACAGGTGTACAAGGTGCTAATAGACTTGCCAGCAATTCACTTCTTGAGGGATTAGTATTTTCGACAAGAGCAGTTTACGATGCGAAGAAATACCTTTATGAAGAAATTGAGCCTTTGCACTTTTATAATGACAGTAAAATTGACAAACAGCTTGATGTGGAGAGCATTAAATATGAATTAAAGTGTCTTATGGAACAAAATGCAGGAATAATTAGAAGCGATAAGAGTTTAAGGTCCATGTTTCATTGGTTTACTCTACATAGAGATATATTAAATATTAATGCTGATAATAGAGAGAAAAGTGAGCTTTTAAATCTATACACTGTAAGCAAATACATGGTTATGGCTGCAATTTTAAGGAAAGAGAGCCGTGGAAGTCATTTTAGATCAGATTTTCCTGAAAAAAGT